The genomic stretch aaattacatTTAATATATCGCAGTAACCAATCTCAGTAATAAATCTAAGCAACAGGTCTAAGTAATAAATCTAGGTAATAAATCCCACCATTATAAATCTAACTAAACTTTGccaaaacaattattgcaacaaatttcgcacgAAGTATCTATAGtttgttggtaaaatattctgaaagtttcaaggCAATCCAACAAGTCATTGCGAAAGTGCAGTGTTTTgtgtcatgatacccctcaaAATAATATttgcaaaaagtcccgtttttgaccgctcttgcgatcgacacctgcagcaGTAGGAATAGCGTATCACATGAACAACGCAAggtagctaaacaaaacaatctgttcagggtagaaaATTGGTGTGAcgttcttctcgtatgtaaaagttgcaaagttttgcctctTGTGATTTTGTGTCGATTTTTTAttcggcccttccgtttttgtctggtcgatttagagggtacccttatttaagcggcggtcacgtgatcgcTGTAAAACAAATCTTTAATCCAAAAAGTTACCCTGATACTGTGATAGTTACCTGAActgccttaactggcatataaagttttaatgaaatgacactggAATTAATGCTTAATTTGGGttcgaaatttgttgcaattatgtttttgcaaagtttactATATCTCTCAGTAATAAAACTCAGTCGTAAAGGTCAGTAATAAATCTCATGTCTTAACTCCATCTCGCAGGCGGTCCAGATCTTTCTCTCACAATCCTCGTCGTTCCAAAAACCTGTGTACTCTAGCTCGCCGCAGTCCTCATCGCCATTGTTGTTTGGCTCGCCGCTTGCCCAGTGGGTGACATCTGGCTCGTACCTTGTGCTGACCCACACAAAGTCCAGCTCCACGATGAAGTCGTACAGACCTATCCACATCCTCGGTATTGTAGGCGCAGCGCTACTGGCAAAACCTGCCAAAAAAGAGTATGCATGTTTGCTGAATTTCGTTACATGCAGGTTCATCCATTGTAATGAGacacaatatgtgaccctccaccacggaatgagtcacatgtcacctttgcatggttttcatatttttacattttcctaaagagttttttatgctctatccagtggtgaaaaccgtttcagaaaagagcgaaaactgtttgagttataagcctgtgactaaggtgaccctcacactgttaccagacactccccggacttacattaagcctagcgcagaaccgcgcgaggtgacatgcgactcatttcgtggtggagggtcaaaTATATGTTACCAGCTGTACCCGGTTTTTTTCGTAAACCTCAGTTATTTCCTGGAACGGTTCTTGATGAATGGTTATTTCTTTCCCACATCATAAaaatattatgagttatttctaatatgctgactgttagcaaatgataacaagacatgtcgagaaaaaagatatcaagcgtgagccttttaggcgaatgctgatatcgtttgtgagacatgtctgtaatcatttgctaacagtcagcatattagaaataacggttttattaccgtttaattcgaccaaaagaaatttcgaagcgaccccgcgaattagacagaacagccgcaatgggaacttgagggcttctacctgattatgcctgtcagtcaaagaattctcgtggtGTGTGGTTTCCGCATACTAAATacccattcaaacgaactgtgtcgtTTAATGATGTTAAATACtagtgcaagtgtgttccataataCCGggcccccattccacacatccgttctaggtcccgttcccgtagcgACCAAGGAACGGCACGGGAATGGGAGAGATCGGAAGGGGAACTTAATGGAACGCCAATGGACGTTAACAGAACTCATTTGAACGGTAGGAACGGTTGGGACGGGTGAGTtggggctgcatgttcaaatttgTAGCCATTCCCTGCCCGTTccaaatgaacggtaatggaaccttaacacGGCGGCAACGGAACTCATGGATCGTTAATGGAACTTAACGCAATGGTAACGCAAcgctagcgctctcacacactgagttgtcatacccgcattccacacatccgttctagcttccgttccagccgtcctgaggacggctgctactatggtcagacgctgctcaaagatgccaaaaacggccgtttgcgcagcgtctcattgttgtggcagccgtcctcaggacggctgggaacggaagctagaacagATGTGTGCAATGGGGGTATAAATTACCGTCCACACATCTGTGTTTCTTTCTGAGCAATCTTTTCTCATTCGTATTTTACAACAGTttgaaaagtttgaaaaaagacgAGCAAATCACTTGCGACAGTGAGTGCGAATGAGGCGGTTTCCTTCGCCGGTACGAACTGTGCATGGCTGAAGcttttaaaataaaatgaaataaaaattacGTACTTACCTCCCTTCCCTCTGTTAAGCAGATCTGTGAGGAATTTGTTTTCACCAGCGGTTTCTATTTCTGCCAGGCTGCCACCCACTGTCTCGCATGCTATCTGTTGTCATACCAAGAAACATAAGAATGAATACATTTTGTTTCCAAATAGTGTGAAACAATAGCATTCTGATATCAAAACGGTAAGGGTTGAGGTCGGTTGGGAtggagtaggggggggggtcagagggGGGTGATGACCGAGGTAAGAAAGGGGTTGACAAGAGGAGTAAGGTAAAATAAGGGAGGGATGAAAGAACGACACatactcatcatcatcatcatcatcatcatcatcatcatcatcattatcatcaatatcatcattatcatcaataTAATTTTCTTTTACTTCTCATTCTCCTTtcggcagacagacaaacagttagAAAATATACAGACCGACCACCAAATAGACCAATAGGAAAATGAGACAGACGACAGTAAACTCCACCTTCCCCTCAAACCAGTCGAGGTATTTCTGAATGATGACGTAGCAAGATCCCCCGTAGGAGGTCCAGCCGCGAGGACAGCTTGGTGTTGCTGAAATCATGATGAGTAATAGTGTTTACCCGTTTAtttcaagcactttttttttcttttttcgcggAAATAATATTGAATACAAGCTGTTTACCCGTTTATTTCGGACACTTTTCTTGTAATTTTTTTAAGCTTTCGTTacacaacagagagagaaagagagagagactccgTTTATTTCGAACAGTATTTTTTCTTGCCGAAATAATGTTGATTACAagctgtttgcttgtttatttcgaacacttttcttgttatttttttaagcTTTCGATacacaacagagagagaaagagagagagagagagcgacagggagacagacagacagacagacagatagacagacagacatacagacagagacatgcaGAGACTGTTAGaaaaacatatacacacaagaaaaacaagataagcgcaaaacaaaataaaaattcgcACGGTTTTGCAAACACATAAgcacacgcacttacacacatcGACACGCTTACgcaacactgacacacacacacacacacacacacacacacacacacacacacacacacacacacacacacacacacacacacacacacactcaaactgtTTTTCTGTTCGATCACATGCTTTTTATGCAAAACATATGTTAAAATTCCCTGACAAGGCTACACGGTAAGTTTTCGACACAATAGTATCACAAATATATCTACCAAATACCAAAACTTTACAAATTCTTTCCTAGAGCTGCAATTTTACAAAGAAGTAACGTGATGCCTTACCAAAAccaggaagaaagaaaagagcGAAAGTGAAGGAAAACAAAACTTTCCTGTCAGCCATTTCTGCTCTTGATTTCACCAGGTACTAGTTGAACAGTATGTAGGAACAGAACTTGATGGACTCTacatttaaaggcccactccgcctattttgttttactccggagtaaatatttcgaaTTACGATGATAGGtattgtttaacgccctcacggtaaaaccattaggCGCATGTTCCCGGATTtaaccccgactttagatggtaaaaaaaatatttaaaaaaataaaaatagcctccgcaagggagggatggttgtcgCGCTCTAGCTCCCGGTCAACGAGGCACCCGAGCCAGAGGTGGCTTCAAGTACCGTCATGGAGTTAGTTTGGAGATCCAGCTGGCATGgatcattaggccaaaaaaaaattgtctgtttctggtaacatggctaaaaaaaatagggtcggtaggtcgggattttttttttttttttttttttttttttttttaaccccaaatgtagaccaataaaactaactttaaaaatcgcgcaaagagactggattcactatacatagagacaagacactcaacacatttacaaatcgtcagcggactttcgttttcacacgtttttgttgttcattttctcaccctgtcctttaccaccaaaaaaaattaaaaaaaatttgagtttggaaaaaaaaagtttagggtcggcgccgaaatttagggtcggtcgggtgaccagaaacagacaattttttttgggggccttATGTGTCAGCACTGCCGCTGTGTGTCTCTTTTCACTTTGAATAGAGTTGTGGTGTCACAGTACCAGGGGCAAGTGCCTTGCCGTCTGGTGGTTTGTCTGGAGGCGGTTTGGTTGTAAAGAGCCTTAGATGCCACAGCCTCGGCTGTCTAAGGTCCTATAACAatcatgataataataataataataagtgtcagtaagtactggtgtcacttgactgatgtgaaccagttgattggctaatggcgatgcgcttaaatctgttagcgcactccaggagtgcgctaacttttccacagagcgtattcttacgccctttgccaaagcgagactgtactcacatcctcagaattaattaatgacatgtagcttatattctccattttaccaaaaaataaccataaatttgctgcggctcaaagcagaagtgttttttttcttctgacagatcgcaggcgcctgtgccacagtgaatcccactgatctaaaaatagaagcggctgtgtctcttccacaatggtctcttctcgttttgacttgcaaagattcttctcatatgccgtgttagtggcatgtagcttattaaccacattaccaaacaaggaacttagtcgataaatatcgacagggggcggacaaatggtttacatgtgaaatgtgtgtatatgggtgtggttctgaaacaaacaaaccatgtgaagccccccatcccaccgctcgcgggctgaacgactgacgtcttttccagaagaacaccgcgtgtacataatacacaattcgatcgcgtagcactgccaatgcacattttcgcaacgaaaaccgtgctactgtttcttgtgtgttaaatctgaaagcaatataagtgaacgaacaattgaaaactgatatcacgttactaaactcccaaaagtaataaattacttctgactgcggtacacaatacggcagtcacctctgcgaatgctgtcgaagaatgtaaccgaaag from Littorina saxatilis isolate snail1 linkage group LG16, US_GU_Lsax_2.0, whole genome shotgun sequence encodes the following:
- the LOC138949937 gene encoding lectin BRA-3-like, with protein sequence MISATPSCPRGWTSYGGSCYVIIQKYLDWFEGKIACETVGGSLAEIETAGENKFLTDLLNRGKGGFASSAAPTIPRMWIGLYDFIVELDFVWVSTRYEPDVTHWASGEPNNNGDEDCGELEYTGFWNDEDCERKIWTACEMELRHEIYY